One Aegilops tauschii subsp. strangulata cultivar AL8/78 chromosome 7, Aet v6.0, whole genome shotgun sequence genomic window carries:
- the LOC141026587 gene encoding uncharacterized protein isoform X2 codes for MGGSSHRRSASPEYELDAFEFFSIILGTSVSATRQAGSGVRRLWDVELVIEEGHMYLCRGWEKFYSAYDLRTGYFLLFRYDDDATMLIVKVFNTTMCRMRYTDDEDASNGSSSSDTGYSQSSSDYGCSKSNIDSGFSESSSDSGSSKDSKKDDPDWSGGEEEQSGPLQDDDGHQAEET; via the exons atggggggaagcagccaccgccgctctgcctcaccggagtacgagttggatgctttcgagttcttcagtatcatacttgggacttcagtatcagccacgaggcag gccggcagcggggttcgcaggctgtgggacgtggagttggtgatcgaggagggccacatgtacctgtgccgtggctgggagaagttctacagtgcctacgacctacggaccgggtactttcttctcttcaggtacgacgatgacgccacaatgctcatcgtgaaggttttcaacacgactatgtgtcgcatgcgctacactgacgacgaagatgcca gcaatgggagcagcagcagcgacactggctacagccaaagcagcagcgattatggttgtagcaaaagcaacatcgattctggctttagcgaaagcagcagcgattctggcagcagcaaagacagcaagaaggatgatccggactggagtgggggagaagaggagcagagtgggccgctgcaggatgacgatgggcatcaggctgaggagacctag
- the LOC109782305 gene encoding AT-hook motif nuclear-localized protein 23 translates to MAGLDLGTNSYLHHHQQLHLRHDDGAGGSDDGQDALSPGGGGGSAAAGAGIGGSEVVGRRPRGRPPGSKNKPKPPVIITRESANALRAHILEVAAGCDVFEALTAYARRRQRGVCVLSAAGTVTNVTLRQPQSAQSGPASPAVATLHGRFEILSLAGSFLPPPAPPGATSLSAFLAGGQGQVVGGSVAGALVAAGPVVVVASSFSNVAYERLPLEDGDEVVPTPPPPGSDQAGGGMPFGVEPSGGSAGAGLPFFNLPMGMPPMPVDGHNGWPGAAGGIERPPFS, encoded by the coding sequence ATGGCAGGACTGGATTTGGGAACCAACTCCTACCTCCACCATCACCAGCAGCTTCACCTCCGTCACGATGACGGTGCCGGAGGATCCGACGACGGCCAGGACGCGCTCtcgccgggcggcgggggagggAGCGCAGCCGCAGGGGCTGGGATAGGCGGCAGCGAGGTCGTGGGGCGCCGCCCACGCGGCCGGCCGCCCGGATCCAAGAACAAGCCCAAGCCGCCAGTGATCATCACAAGGGAGAGCGCCAACGCGCTCAGGGCGCACATCCTCGAGGTTGCCGCGGGGTGCGACGTCTTCGAGGCGCTTACCGCCTATGCGCGTCGTCGGCAGCGCGGCGTCTGTGTACTATCGGCGGCGGGGACCGTCACGAACGTGACTCTCCGGCAGCCACAGTCCGCCCAGAGTGGGCCAGCTTCGCCGGCGGTGGCCACGCTCCACGGAAGGTTCGAGATACTGTCCCTTGCCGGCTCTTTCCTCCCGCCTCCGGCGCCTCCAGGGGCCACTAGCCTCTCGGCCTTCCTAGCAGGAGGGCAGGGTCAGGTGGTCGGTGGGAGCGTTGCCGGTGCGCTCGTCGCGGCCGGGCCGGTGGTCGTCGTTGCCTCGTCGTTCAGCAACGTGGCGTACGAGAGACTGCCGCTGGAGGACGGCGACGAGGTGGTGCCTACACCGCCGCCTCCGGGGAGCGACCAGGCCGGCGGTGGCATGCCGTTCGGTGTTGAGCCGTCGGGGGGCTCGGCAGGAGCTGGGCTCCCGTTCTTCAACCTGCCGATGGGCATGCCGCCAATGCCCGTGGACGGGCACAACGGATGGCCGGGCGCTGCCGGTGGCATCGAGAGGCCGCCGTTCTCGTGA
- the LOC141026587 gene encoding uncharacterized protein isoform X1 — translation MDSFFFLAGFQCVVKAKFEKWWCRRAILSLVRDGGKQPPPLCLTGVRVGCFRVLQYHTWDFSISHEADPPHNVKLRQAGSGVRRLWDVELVIEEGHMYLCRGWEKFYSAYDLRTGYFLLFRYDDDATMLIVKVFNTTMCRMRYTDDEDASNGSSSSDTGYSQSSSDYGCSKSNIDSGFSESSSDSGSSKDSKKDDPDWSGGEEEQSGPLQDDDGHQAEET, via the exons atggactcgttcttcttcctagcgggatttcag TGTGTTGTGAAGGCCAAGTTTGAGAAGTGGTGGTGTCGCAGAGCAATCCTCTCCCTTGTCAG agatggggggaagcagccaccgccgctctgcctcaccggagtacgagttggatgctttcgagttcttcagtatcatacttgggacttcagtatcagccacgaggcag atccgccacataatgtgaagcttcgacaggccggcagcggggttcgcaggctgtgggacgtggagttggtgatcgaggagggccacatgtacctgtgccgtggctgggagaagttctacagtgcctacgacctacggaccgggtactttcttctcttcaggtacgacgatgacgccacaatgctcatcgtgaaggttttcaacacgactatgtgtcgcatgcgctacactgacgacgaagatgcca gcaatgggagcagcagcagcgacactggctacagccaaagcagcagcgattatggttgtagcaaaagcaacatcgattctggctttagcgaaagcagcagcgattctggcagcagcaaagacagcaagaaggatgatccggactggagtgggggagaagaggagcagagtgggccgctgcaggatgacgatgggcatcaggctgaggagacctag